The following coding sequences are from one Procambarus clarkii isolate CNS0578487 chromosome 86, FALCON_Pclarkii_2.0, whole genome shotgun sequence window:
- the LOC138358818 gene encoding uncharacterized protein, which produces MGGPLCDAELLQLCDAELLQLCDAVFLQLCDAVFLQLCGAVLLQLCDAVFLQLCDAVFLQLCDAVFLQLCDAVFLQLCDAVFMQLCGAVFLQLCNAEFLQLCGAVLLRLCGAVLLQLCGAVLLQLCGAVLLQLCDAELLQLCGAVLLQLCDAELLQLCGAVLLQLCDAELLQLCGAELLQLCGAVLLRLCDAELLQLCGAVLLQLCDAELLQLCGAVLLQLCDAELLQLCGAVLLQLCDAELQLCDAELQLCDAELQLCGAVLLQLCGAVLLQLCDAELQLCDALREAATSCCCYRFSCSEQVPTSSTDYGEPVTYLAQERCCV; this is translated from the coding sequence ATGGGTGGGCCGCTGTGTGATGCTGAGCTCCTGCAGCTGTGTGATGCTGAGCTCCTGCAGCTGTGTGACGCTGTGTTCCTGCAGCTGTGTGACGCTGTGTTCCtgcagctgtgtggtgctgtgctcCTGCAGCTGTGTGACGCTGTGTTCCTGCAGCTGTGTGACGCTGTGTTCCTGCAGCTGTGTGACGCTGTGTTCCTGCAGCTGTGTGACGCTGTGTTCCTGCAGCTGTGTGACGCTGTGTTCATGCAGCTGTGCGGTGCTGTGTTCCTGCAGCTGTGTAATGCTGAGTTCCtgcagctgtgtggtgctgtgctcctgcggctgtgtggtgctgtgctcctacagctgtgtggtgctgtgctcctgcagctgtgtggtgctgtgctcCTACAGCTGTGTGATGCTGAGCTCCtacagctgtgtggtgctgtgctcCTACAGCTGTGTGATGCTGAGCTCCtacagctgtgtggtgctgtgctcCTACAGCTGTGTGATGCTGAGCTCCTACAGCTGTGTGGTGCTGAGCTCCtgcagctgtgtggtgctgtgctcCTGCGGCTGTGTGATGCTGAGCTCCtgcagctgtgtggtgctgtgctcCTGCAGCTGTGTGATGCTGAGCTCCtgcagctgtgtggtgctgtgctcCTGCAGCTGTGTGATGCTGAGCTCCtacagctgtgtggtgctgtgctcCTGCAGCTGTGTGATGCTGAGCTGCAGCTGTGTGATGCTGAGCTGCAGCTGTGTGATGCTGAGCtgcagctgtgtggtgctgtgctcctgcagctgtgtggtgctgtgctcCTGCAGCTGTGTGATGCTGAGCTGCAGCTGTGTGATGCCTTGAGAGAAGCAGCGActagctgttgttgttatagattcagctgctcggaacaagttccaacaagtagcacggactatggtgagcccgtaacttacctggcgcaggagcggtgctgtgtgtga
- the LOC138358819 gene encoding autotransporter adhesin BpaC-like, with amino-acid sequence MVKMSFEGGSPSSGSGSPASGSGSPASGSGSPSSGSGSPASGYGSPSSGSGSPASGSGSPASSSGSPSSGSGSPSSGSGSPASGSGSPASGSGSPASGSDTPVSGSGSPASDSGNPLSGSRNLAQVALHLALVILYLALLILLW; translated from the exons atggtgaagatgagctTTGAAGGTGGAAG CCCTTCATCTGGCTCTGGTAGCCCTGCATCTGGCTCTGGTAGCCCTGCATCTGGCTCTGGTAGCCCTTCATCTGGCTCTGGTAGCCCTGCATCTGGCTATGGTAGCCCTTCATCTGGCTCTGGTAGCCCTGCATCTGGCTCTGGTAGCCCTGCATCTAGCTCTGGTAGCCCTTCATCTGGCTCTGGTAGCCCTTCATCTGGCTCTGGTAGCCCTGCATCTGGCTCTGGTAGCCCTGCATCTGGCTCTGGTAGCCCTGCATCTGGCTCGGATACTCCTGTATCTGGCTCTGGTAGCCCTGCATCTGACTCTGGTAATCCTCTATCTGGCTCTCGTAATCTTGCTCAGGTAGCCCTGCATCTGGCTCTGGTAATCCTCTATCTGGCTCTCCTAATCCTGCTCTGGTAG